In Proteobacteria bacterium CG1_02_64_396, one DNA window encodes the following:
- a CDS encoding aldo/keto reductase codes for MEYRTLGTTDLQVSAIGLGTMTWGQQNIPEEAYAQLDLAVEAGVNFIDTAEMYPVPAKAETQGATETILGRWLKRRGGKGDLIVATKAAARADWLPWLRGGPRLNRDHLRRAVDASLQRLGIETIDLYQMHWPERKTNYFGRLGYNHQQGDEGVAIEETLAALGELVAEGKIRHVGLSNETPWGMMAFLRAAAQQGLPRMMSIQNPYNLLNRTFEIGCAEVAVRESMGLLAYSPLAMGTLAGKYLAGARPAQARLTLFPQFNRYMGAQAQAATAEYVQLAHSSGLKPAQMALAFVTSRPFVTSNLIGATTVEQLRQNLDSAKVVLSQEVLEAIEAIQRKYPNPAP; via the coding sequence ATGGAGTACCGCACCCTCGGCACCACCGATCTTCAAGTCAGCGCCATCGGCCTGGGCACCATGACCTGGGGGCAACAAAACATCCCGGAGGAGGCCTACGCCCAGCTCGATCTGGCGGTCGAGGCGGGGGTGAACTTCATCGACACCGCCGAAATGTATCCCGTCCCGGCCAAGGCTGAAACCCAGGGGGCGACCGAGACGATCCTGGGGCGGTGGCTCAAGCGGCGGGGCGGCAAGGGCGATTTGATCGTCGCCACCAAGGCGGCGGCCCGTGCCGATTGGCTCCCCTGGTTGCGGGGCGGCCCCCGTTTGAACCGCGATCACCTGCGCCGCGCCGTCGATGCCAGCCTGCAACGGCTGGGCATTGAAACCATCGACCTGTACCAGATGCACTGGCCCGAGCGCAAAACCAACTATTTCGGACGGCTCGGTTACAACCATCAGCAGGGGGATGAGGGGGTCGCCATCGAGGAGACCCTGGCGGCGCTGGGGGAGCTGGTCGCCGAGGGGAAAATCCGCCACGTCGGCCTTTCGAACGAGACACCCTGGGGGATGATGGCCTTTCTGCGCGCCGCCGCGCAGCAGGGATTGCCCCGGATGATGAGCATTCAAAACCCCTACAACCTGCTCAATCGCACCTTCGAGATCGGCTGCGCCGAGGTTGCCGTCCGCGAATCGATGGGGCTGTTGGCCTACTCCCCCCTGGCGATGGGGACCCTGGCGGGCAAGTACCTGGCCGGCGCCCGCCCCGCCCAAGCGCGGCTCACCCTCTTCCCCCAGTTCAACCGTTACATGGGGGCTCAGGCCCAGGCCGCCACCGCCGAATACGTCCAGTTGGCCCACAGCTCAGGTTTGAAGCCGGCCCAAATGGCGTTGGCATTTGTCACCAGCCGCCCCTTCGTCACCAGCAACCTGATCGGGGCGACCACGGTGGAGCAACTGCGGCAAAACCTCGACAGCGCCAAGGTGGTGCTGAGCCAAGAGGTGCTGGAGGCGATCGAGGCGATTCAGCGCAAGTACCCGAATCCGGCCCCGTAG